The DNA window CGTGTGACGGTCAACCGGCTCTGGCAGGAAGTCTTCGGTACCGGCATCGTCCGGACAAGCGAAGACTTTGGGATCATGGGCGAGAACCCTTCGCACCCCGAGCTGCTCGACTGGCTCGCGGTCGAGTTCCGGGCACCCGCCGACGGCGCACCCGGCGGGGATTTCAAGAAGTTCTTCAAAATGCTGGTGATGTCTGCGACCTACCGCCAGGCGGCGATCGCAACGCCGGAGAAGCTCGTGGCCGATCCGCAGAACCGCCTGCTCAGCCGCGGCCCGCGGTTCCGGATGGATGCCGAGGTCCTGCGCGACTTTGCGCTCGCTTCGAGCGGTCTGCTGGTCAAGAAGATCGGCGGACCGAGCGTCAAGCCGTACCAGCCGCCTGGCGTCTGGGAAGCTGTGGCGATGAAGAGCAGCAACACGCGCGACTACAAGGAAGACACCGGCGAAGGCTTGTACCGCCGAAGCATGTACTGGTTCTGGAAGCGATCGGCACCGCCGGCTTCGATGGACTTGATGAACGCACCGACACGTGAAGTCTGCACCGTCCGCCGCGAGCGCACCAACACGCCGATGCAGGCGCTGGTCACGATGAACGACCCCCAGTGGGTCGAGGCGGCCCGGCACCTGGCCGAGCGGACTTTGAAGGAAGCCGGCAACAGCTTCGACGCCCGGCTCGATTTCGTCACCCAGCGTTTGATTTCACGCAAGTTGTCCGACCGCGAGCGGCAGATCTGCCGTACCTCGTTCAACGACTTTGCGGCAACCTACGCCGTCAGCGAAGAGGAAGCCAAAAAGTTGATCGCCACCGGCGCGAGCACGCCCGACGAGAAGCTCCCACCGGCGGAATTGGCGACCTGGACCATGCTGGCCAGCCAGTTGATGAACCTGGATGAGGCGTTGAATAAGTGAATCGGCATGGCGGCCGGGGGGTGAGCGGCCGCGCTCCGGCTCGGGCTACACGTGCCGCGCGAAGTGCGCGATCTCCGGCTGCGCCACCCTGCGATACTCGGCAAGTGTCATCGTCACACTTTGATGGTGTGTGCCGGCCTGGAACGTCACGTGGACGTCGGCGGTCAGGCTTTCATCCATCAGCGTCACCATGCCGTAAAGCCTGCCGACAGGTGGCTCCGCGCCGACTTCGCAATCGGGGAACATCTCGGGCAGCCGATGCTCGTCGACCAGCTTCACGTCGCGCGCCGGGATCTGGTTTTTCAGCTCTTCCAGATCGACGCGATAGCAAGCCGGTAGTGCACACAGCACAAACTGCCCGTCGGCCTGGACGAGCACGGGTTTGATGACCTGCTTGCCGGGGATGTGCTCCGCCATCGCCAGGTCCTGGGCGGTGTAAGCCTGATCGTGGTGCGACACGCGGTAGGTGGCATCGAGTTCGTCGAGGAACGATTGGAGTCGGGTGTGCGACATGGGAGCATCTCCGTTGGGCCTGCCGACGTGCGGCAGACGGGTTCCGTGGTCGTTCAGCAACACTCCTCTCCACCGATGATCCAGACGTGGCGACTCGGGGTCGCGGTTCGGTGAATTGTCCCCATCCTGATAAGGGATTGCCAATAAATCAACGGATTTCACCGGCGATCGCCGTCAAATCGTCGGGGAAATTCAGGTTGATCCACGTTTCCGTCGGCCAGGACGGCGGCGTATCGACCGCGACAAATCGTGGACCATCGAGCAATGCCCGGAGCGACCCTCCCAACGTGATTTCGCGTACCGCTTCAGCCCGGTAGATGCCGGGGAATGGCTCGATGCGCGTTGCTGTCCCGTCCTGCCGGCGGCACATCATCCCCATGGTTTGCGGCGTGGCGCGACCAAACTCATGGATCAACCAATCGACATGCCCCCGGGCGATGTTCGGCATGTCGCAGCTGAGCACGACGACCGTGGGCGTCGTTGCGGCATTGAGCGCCGCAAGAATGCCCGCCGTCGGGCCGGCCCCTTCGACGCCATCCAACACCACACGGCCGAATGCATCGGCTCCCACCGGCCGCGGCCGCGCGGCCGATGTGACAAGCAACGTAGGTCCGGAGAACGACAGTCGTTCCAGCAGGTGTTGCAGGACAGGTCGCCCGGCGATCACCAACCGGTCCTTAGCCGCGCCCATACGGCTGCCACGACCCCCGGCGAGCACGGCTAGTGTGCATTGATGTTCGGTCGGGCTCGTCATCACTTCGCGGCATCCACCTTCGCGAGGTAGATGCTCGTCTTTCCTTCGTGCGACGAGTAATAGCTGATCCAGAGCACGCATTCCTGCACCACGATCCCCGCATAGCTCGTGTCGCCGCCGGACGGCAGGGGGAGTAGTTCCGTCAGTTTGCCGTTCTCGGCGTCGAGCTGACAGATACTGGTGCGAGCCTTCTTGTCGTAGAGCCGGACCACCGCCAGCAATCGACCGTCGTGAAGCCGCACCAACGCCGGCCCGCCGACGCGGACGCCCAGGTCTTTCCACACCCATTCGCTGTAAGGCGGTTTGGCGGTGCCGACGACCGCATGACCCGCCTTGGCGGCGGCGTCGAGCCCTTCGGCCTCAGCCTTGGGCGGCGGATCACGACGCAGCAGGCAGGTCGCCGTCCCGTCCCGGGCGAACGAGATGTCATGTTCACCGGCCCAGCCGGTCGGTTCCAACTTTGGGACAAGGGTCTCAAAACTCTGGCCGTTGTCCTTGGTGACGTATAGCCTCGCCGAGCGCGGCGCGACGGTGCGGTAGCCGATGCCGTAACCGTTGTCGCCGGTAAAGGTCACCCGCCAGAGCCAGTAGTTGTCATCGCCGACGACCTTGGCGTCGCTCCAGGATTTGCCGTCGTCGGAGAACCAGACGAGCGACTTGTGCCTCACCGGGCTGGGCTGATGGACCGCGACCGCGCCGGCAAGCATGAGCTTGCCGGCGGGCGTGAGGGTCAGCTTGGCGTCACGCAGATCGCCCAGATCGCTCCGGATCAGCGCCGCCGACTCCCACTTCGTTCCGTCAACCGATGTAATCACCCGCAAGGCTCCGTCGGGAGAAACGTGCGCCTTCCCTTCGCGAAAGGCACAAAACCATCGGTCCTTGAAATAGATGAGCCCGGTAAACGCATTGTGCGGGGCCGCATCCCATATCTTGTTGACTTCCAAGAGCTTGAGTTGAGGCGGTTCTGCACCGCGGGCCGATCCTCCGATGGCCAATACGAGAAAAAACGCCGTTGCCGCAATACCTACTGTCCTCATATCCGCTCCTGTGTGGCGCAGGCGTTTGAGCCTGTCGATCTGTTTATCGGACCGGACCGGCCGATGTTGTCGGAGAGTTGTCGCTCGTTCGGCCGATGTTGTCGGGATCGGACAGGGTGACTGGCCGAGTACGTAGTGAAGTTTTCAGGAGCCGCGCACGAAGTAAGCGGGAATCGCCACCAAAGGCAACGCTCCCGCTTACTTCGTGCGCGGCTCCTGAAAAAGTCATACTCGAGGGTATCAGCCCGGCAGGACGCCGTTTGCCTGTAAAATGACAAAAATCCCCGAAACGAAACTTTGGGGTTCGGGCGGTGTCTGAATAGAATGGAGTGCCGAGATGACTTCCCGGCATGCCATTGCCGCTGGCACCGGCGGGAGCTGTCTGTCGTCAGCAGCGTCTGGTTGTAGAAGATCGAGTAGGCCAAGGCACGAGAGGTCAATCGAACATGCAGAACTCCAAGCCGAACAAGCGTATTCCGATGCGATGGGTGTTGGCCGCCGCGATCGCAGGCCCGGTCATGGGGCTGATGGGGTTGCCGGCGCCGGCGCAGTACCGGGTGAACCAGGACGGCTCGGCGCGCGACGCGAACAACCGCGTTGGCAGTTCCGGGCGCAACGACGGCGGGCCGATCGCCGGCAGCGGCGTCACGCCGGACATGATCATTTACGGCAACGTCACCAACAGCAAATACTTTCGCGGCCCGACCGCCGCCCCCGACGCACGCGCCTTCCGGGGCAACACCGGCAGCGGTGTCTCGGACAGCTTTATTCGCGATTCGTCCGGCGGCTACGACAAGACGTCTGTCACGCAGCGGTTCACCCCCACGGCTTACTACGGCGATGCCCGCGCCGTCGCGGCACCCGCCGGCTTCGTGCCGACCAAATCCACCACCGTCTATAACACCAATCAGCCGGCCCTGGCCTACAGCTCGGCGGCCAATCTCGGTTCGCTCAGCACCGGCGAAGGGCTTGTTCCGAAGCTTGGCAGCGCGATCACCGCGCTCCCCACACCCAATACCGGTGCCCAGGCTCCCAACTCGGCGATCGTCATGTCGCCGCTCGGGGGCATTCGCCAGCTGGGCTTCGGCGAAGAGCCGCTGAACAACGACATCTACACGATCCGTAACGGCTCGATCGTGCCGTCGGGCGCATCGACTGACCGGTTCCGCACCGATCGCCAGATGCTCGAGAAGATGCAGGATGAGCTGACCGCTCCCGGACAGGGCGTTGAGAAGAAGACGCCGTCGGGACTGGAAGGCACCCAGCCACTCGGTCAGCCGTTGGAAGGGCCCGCGTCATCGCAGTTGAAGTCGCCGGCGCTCAAGGGAAGCACGCTGGACAGCAACACGCTGCAGTCCGGCGTGAACAGCGAAATGGGGCTCCGCCGACAGCTCGCAACGCCGGCACAGCAGAGCCAGCAGATGAACGAACTGGAGCGTCGCCTGCGTGAGCGGCAGGGCGATCGCCCGATGACGGGCCAGGAGATCCAGCGTGATCTCAACAACGCCGCTGCCGCCGCCAAGAAGCCCGCGGCCAAGCCGGGAACACCCGGAGCACCGACGCCCGGAGCACCGGGCACGCCGACACCGGGTTCGCCCACCCCCGGAACGCCGGCACCGGCCGTCACGCCGGCCATTCCCATGCCGGCGACGCCGAAGGCCGATCCCCTGATGATCAAGAGTCTCGCCGCCGGCGTCAGCGCCAAGAGCTTGGCCGACGTGCTCACCAAGGCCGAAGTCCTGATGAAGGACGGCAAGTTCGCCGAGGCACTGGATCAGTACGACCTGGCCGAGCGGGCCGCGCCGAACAACGCACTGATCACCCTCGGCCGCGCCAACGCCGAGCTGGGCGCGTCGTCGTACCGAAGCGCCGAAACCCATCTTCGCCAGGCACTCGGCGGCGAGCCGGCACTTCTGCTCGGCAAGTACGATCTGCAAGGCATGATCGGCACCGACCGGCTCGCGATCCTCACCAAGGACCTGCGGGATCTGGCGGCCAATGAGCCACGCGAATCGATGGCCAGCTTCCTGCTGGCGTACATCGCCTACAACACCGGCAGCGACGCCGAAGCCGCCGGGCACCTCAACGAGGTCACCAAGCGAAGCGGTGCTGCCGATCCGGTGGTCGCCAAGATGCGGGAACTCTGGTCGCTGCCTGGTGGCGGGCTGAATAAGTAGGTCGGTGCGATATCGAGCGGCTTCGGCCGCGTAACATGATTTCCAAATAGACGGCGACCCGAGGCAGCCTCGGGTCGCCGTTCTGTTTTGTACATGCAGGGCCGACAGGGCATGAAAAAACCCCGGGAAGAACCCGGGGTTGTGATCGCTCAGGCGGACCTGACGGGCTCCAGCCTGAGAAAATAAAGAGTCGGGGGTGGAGAAGGAGGGGGGGGGCCTTCTCCGGGGGGAGACCCCCGACAAGCCGTCACTGCCAACGTTAATCGGCCCGACGGATGTGCTGACCTAAAGTTAACATACAGGGTCCGAGGTTCAAGGGGACAGCCGCGAAATAGGGAAATCCCTTTTCCTGCGAAGAGCTCGCTAAGGTCTCTATTTCTGTTGCCAGTCGAGTTCGACGCTTCCAGGAATGCCGTGGTATTCGCGCGGGAAGACATAGTCCTTCTGCAGGGGATGGGACACCCAATCGTCGGCAAGAAGGATCCGGCGCAGGTCTGGATGGCCGGTAAAGGTGATACCGACCAGGTCGAATGCCTCGCGTTCGTGCCAGTCGGCGGCACGCCAGAGGTGCGCTACACTGGGAATTCGTGCGTCGTCGCGGGCGACGAAGACTTTCACCGCCAGATCGTGGCGATGGTCGAACGACCAGAGGTCGTAAACCGCCGCCAGTTTGCCGTCAGCGGCATAGTCCACGCCGCTCAGGCAGCGGAGCCAGTCGAACCGCAGCGTGGGTTCGTCATGAAGGTAGGTGGCAACATCCAGCCAGCGGTCGGCCTGGAGTTGGAGGCGCGGGTGCGGACCGGCGGAAATGGTTTCGACCTGATCGCCGAAGCGCCCGACGATCGCCTCAAAAATCTGCTCGGTGGTGGCCATGCATCCCAAGCGTAACCGAAACCACGGACCCGACGTCAAGGCCCCCTCGAATATGCCGCCCGTGGGTGCGTCGATGGGCTCGATGCGCCTAGGATCAGTCGTGAAGACCGGCAAGCGAAAATCGAAACGGCGACGCCGCCGATCTGCCGACGAAGGCTCCTACGTCTGCCCGTCGTGCGGGGAACAGATCGTCATTCCGCTCGACCGCTCCGAGGGGAGCGATCAGCGGTACGTCGAAGACTGCCCCGTGTGCTGCAACCCGAACGTGATCAGTGTCGAGTACGACCCGGCGTGGACGGAACCGCGCGTCTGGGCGGAAGCCGAATAAGCCGACCGCGATCGCCGGACACTCACGGTTGTCCTGCACAACGGCAAATGATTGGTTCGTACGGTTCGAAGCCGGGTTTATCGTTGATCGCCAATGAGTGCCGCCGGACAATCGAATCGGTTGTTGGCAATGAAATCGGTGCACAGGAAGAGGACTTTGAACATGACCCATGCACTTTCGCTCCCGCGTGCCTCAGACGAACGGCGGACTAGGCTCGCGATACTCGTGCTCGCGGCCCTGCTGGCGCTTCTGGCGCCGCAATCCCTGCGAGCCGATGAGAAGCCGGCCGATCCCGCCACCAAGGCCGACCGCGCGCTCGATACCGAGCCGGCGCAGTGGATGCGCTTCACCGAAGACGGCAAGGGCAATGGCAAACTCGAAGTGGGTGTCGGCACCTACAAGAACGATGCCGGCGTGACCGTGCATCTGGTCGGAGCCGTGCATGTGGGCGACGCCAGGTACTACGCCGACCTCGACAAGCTCTTTGAGAGCTACGACGCGCTGCTGTACGAGATGGTGAAGCCCAAGGGTGCCGGCGCTCCGGCCCGCGGGCAGAAGGGCGGCGGGTCGATGGTGTCAATGTTCCAGCGCATGCTCAAGGACGTGCTGGAGCTCGACTACCAGCTCGACGGCATCGATTACAGCAAGAAAAACTTCGTACACGCCGACCTCGATGCCGAGGATTTCGAAAGGCTGCAGGAAGAGCGGGGCGAGTCGATCTTCGGCCTGATGTTGCAGCAGTTCCTGCGCGAGCTTTCCAAGGGCGCCGACGGAAAGGCCGCCGCCAAGAATCAGCCGGGACTGATGGAGATCATTGACGCGTTCAATTCCGACGACCGCGGCAAGAAGCTCAAGCTGATCATGGGCCGCAGCTTCGGCGACATGGAAGAACAGATCGCCGGCTTCCAGGGCACCGTGCTGGTGACAGAACGCAATAAGAAGGCGCTGGCGGTCCTGAAGGACGCGATACGATCCGGCAAGAAGAACATCGGCGTGTTCTACGGCGCCGCACACATGCCCGACATGGAAATGCGGCTGGCGCTGATGGGCTTCAAGCGCACCGGCATGGAATACAAGATCGCCTGGGACATCAGCGACCCCAAGCCCGCCAAGGCCAAGGGCGGCGAGGTGAAGGAGTAGGTTCCCACGGGCATACGTCCCACTGGATGAAGCGGCCCGGCCGCCTCATGAGAGTTGCAATTTGCGATTGAGCCGACGACCGCCTTGCCGGACGTCGGCTCAATCGCTTTGATGGCGCGTGCATGACCACCGAGCCACCTGATCTCTCGGCCATCATCGTCCGCCGTGCGACGCCGCAGGAGATAATCGACCTGCGCTGGCGCATCCTGCGACAGGGCCTGCCACGCAGCGAAGCGATCTTTCCCGGCGACGAGCTTGCCACGAGTCTTCACTTCGCCGCGGCGGCGGGGGACACAGTCCTCTGCTGCGCGACGATGCACCTGAACCAGTGGGAATCCGAGCCGGCGTACCAGTTGCGGGGCATGGCGACCGACGACGGCTACCGAGGTTGTGGGCTGGGAAGCCGTGTCCTTGAGGCACTGCAATCGGCCGTCTTCGCCGAGACACCAATCCGCCTGCTCTGGTGCAACGCCCGCACGCCGGCGTTGAGTTTCTATCGCAGGCAGGGGTGGGAAGTGCGATCGGACATGTTCCACATCCCGACCGCCGGCCCGCACGTCAAGATGACCCGACGGCTGACTTGAGGCTCACGGCAACGCACACCACGATTTTTCGTTTGACCGCCTGAAATCACTGGATATAGTTCCGTCGCACCAGAAGCACCCCATGATCGTTTTCGCAAGCAACATCACCCTATGCCTTACGCAGCCCGGAACGGGCTTGTGTGGGCTGTTATGTTGCCCCCGCTAAGCCCGTCCGGGCGGTACGTCTCCTTCTTTCCATAAGAGCAGAATTGCGGAGCGCAGAAATCGCGCCGCAGGTTCTACGTTTGCCGAGCGTGTGGCCGAACGGTCAGGCGCCGGTCTGCAAAGCCGGTTAAGCGGGTTCGATTCCCGCCACGCTCTTGGTTTGCGTGGGGAGACGCGGGATCGCCACCGAAACCCCGCGGTGATCTCTCCCCGTTCGTCGCCGCCGTAGCCCAATTGGCAAGAGGCGCCGGTCTCAGATACCGGAGGTTGCAGGTTCGACTCCTGCCGGCGGCATTTGGTTGTGAATGCGAGATTCGAATGACTCGCTGCGGTAGCCCAACTGGCAGAGGCCACGGATTGAGAGTCCGTGCAGTGCGGGTTCGACCCCCGCCCGCAGCATCACCGCGCCCCTGAACGCCACGCTGGCCCAACGGAAGAGGCATCCGGCTTAAGATCGGACAGTTGAGGGTTCGACTCCCTCGCGTGGCATGTATGGATAAAAAGACCTGCGATGAGGTTACTTCGTCTTCGCGGGCTCGTCGGCGATCTTCACAATCTTCCCCCACATCAAACCGCCATGATTCCCGCCCGACCACGTGCCAGCGTACTCGTCGCCGTAGAACATCACCCGCGCGGTGAACGTTCCGAAACCGGGGATGACCTTGTTCGTCAGCGAAATCACCGGCGTATCGCCGGCCCATTTCACCGGCAGCTTCATCTCCAGCGGCAACGCCAACCCCTTGTATTCGATCTTCGCGGTGATCACCCAT is part of the Humisphaera borealis genome and encodes:
- a CDS encoding GNAT family N-acetyltransferase, whose product is MTTEPPDLSAIIVRRATPQEIIDLRWRILRQGLPRSEAIFPGDELATSLHFAAAAGDTVLCCATMHLNQWESEPAYQLRGMATDDGYRGCGLGSRVLEALQSAVFAETPIRLLWCNARTPALSFYRRQGWEVRSDMFHIPTAGPHVKMTRRLT
- a CDS encoding tetratricopeptide repeat protein, whose product is MQNSKPNKRIPMRWVLAAAIAGPVMGLMGLPAPAQYRVNQDGSARDANNRVGSSGRNDGGPIAGSGVTPDMIIYGNVTNSKYFRGPTAAPDARAFRGNTGSGVSDSFIRDSSGGYDKTSVTQRFTPTAYYGDARAVAAPAGFVPTKSTTVYNTNQPALAYSSAANLGSLSTGEGLVPKLGSAITALPTPNTGAQAPNSAIVMSPLGGIRQLGFGEEPLNNDIYTIRNGSIVPSGASTDRFRTDRQMLEKMQDELTAPGQGVEKKTPSGLEGTQPLGQPLEGPASSQLKSPALKGSTLDSNTLQSGVNSEMGLRRQLATPAQQSQQMNELERRLRERQGDRPMTGQEIQRDLNNAAAAAKKPAAKPGTPGAPTPGAPGTPTPGSPTPGTPAPAVTPAIPMPATPKADPLMIKSLAAGVSAKSLADVLTKAEVLMKDGKFAEALDQYDLAERAAPNNALITLGRANAELGASSYRSAETHLRQALGGEPALLLGKYDLQGMIGTDRLAILTKDLRDLAANEPRESMASFLLAYIAYNTGSDAEAAGHLNEVTKRSGAADPVVAKMRELWSLPGGGLNK
- a CDS encoding CPXCG motif-containing cysteine-rich protein, whose amino-acid sequence is MRLGSVVKTGKRKSKRRRRRSADEGSYVCPSCGEQIVIPLDRSEGSDQRYVEDCPVCCNPNVISVEYDPAWTEPRVWAEAE
- a CDS encoding aminoacyl-tRNA deacylase, producing the protein MSHTRLQSFLDELDATYRVSHHDQAYTAQDLAMAEHIPGKQVIKPVLVQADGQFVLCALPACYRVDLEELKNQIPARDVKLVDEHRLPEMFPDCEVGAEPPVGRLYGMVTLMDESLTADVHVTFQAGTHHQSVTMTLAEYRRVAQPEIAHFARHV
- a CDS encoding NADH-quinone oxidoreductase subunit C, which translates into the protein MATTEQIFEAIVGRFGDQVETISAGPHPRLQLQADRWLDVATYLHDEPTLRFDWLRCLSGVDYAADGKLAAVYDLWSFDHRHDLAVKVFVARDDARIPSVAHLWRAADWHEREAFDLVGITFTGHPDLRRILLADDWVSHPLQKDYVFPREYHGIPGSVELDWQQK
- the mobA gene encoding molybdenum cofactor guanylyltransferase, with the translated sequence MTSPTEHQCTLAVLAGGRGSRMGAAKDRLVIAGRPVLQHLLERLSFSGPTLLVTSAARPRPVGADAFGRVVLDGVEGAGPTAGILAALNAATTPTVVVLSCDMPNIARGHVDWLIHEFGRATPQTMGMMCRRQDGTATRIEPFPGIYRAEAVREITLGGSLRALLDGPRFVAVDTPPSWPTETWINLNFPDDLTAIAGEIR